The Kribbella sp. HUAS MG21 genome includes the window CCAGTCGTCCGGGCGCAGCAGGTACGCGAGCGCGGCGACCTCCACCGGATCCGCGGCCGGCACCGCTACGCCTTCGGCCACCGCATCGCCGAGCTCCGGGTGCTCACGCCGTACCTGGAAGGCCGCGAGCCGCCGGAAGTGGTCGTCGGTCTCGAGGATCGGCCCGAGCACCGACGCGGACAGCTTCGCGCGTTTCGCCGGCGCGAAGCTGGCGAACCGGCGCAGCGGTGCCGGGATGTCGGTGGCGGGGAGCTGGCCGAGGGCCTGCGCGGCCAGGGAGAGGACGCGCTGCCGCACCGGTTCAGGCAAAGTCGTAGCGGCGGAGCTCGCGGCGGTGCCTGCCTCAGTCACCGGTCCGCAGTCCGGCCGGAACGACGAGCCGGCAGCACCCGCTGGGCCAGTGACGCAGACCACAGCGGACGGGCTCGCGGCCCGGGATCGCGGTGATCGCCTGTGTACGCATACACAGAGCCTAGTCGACTCGTCTGCGTGTCACCTGCGGAATTGTCGGTGGCGGCTCCTAGCGTCGTGACCATGACCAGCCCAGTGCGCACACCGCCCCCGGATCCGACGGTGCCGATCCGCGGTGTGCAGCACAGTTTCGACGACCTCGGGACGCCGCTGCGGGACATCACGTTCTGCGTCGTCGACCTGGAGACGACGGGCAACCCGCCGGGTGAGGGCGGCATCACCGAGATCGGCGCGGTGAAGGTGCGCGCCGGCGAGGTGGTCGGCGAGTTCCAGACCCTGGTGAACCCGTCGGAGCCGATCCCGCCGTTCATCGCCGTGCTGACCGGGATCAGCGACCTGATGGTTGCCTCGTCACCCCGGATCGAGTCGGTGCTGCCCGCGTTCCTGGAGTTCGCGCACGGGTGCGTCATGGTCGCGCACAACGCGCCGTTCGACATGGGCTTCCTGAAACACGAGTCGCTCGTGCACGGGTACGACTGGCCCGACTTCGCCGTCGTCGACACCGCGCTGCTCGCCCGCCGGGTGATCACCCCCATCGAGGCCCCGAACTGCAAGCTCGGCACGCTGGCCAAGCTCTTCCGGGCGACGACCACGCCCAACCACCGCGCGCTGTCCGACGCCCGGGCCACCGTCGACGTACTGCACGGGCTGTTCGAGCGCGTCGGGTCGTTGGGCGTGCAAACGTTGGAAGACCTGCAGACGTTCTCGTCCCGGGTCGCGCCGGCGGTCCGCGCCAAGCGGCACCTGGCCGAGGCGCTGCCGCACGCGCCCGGGGTGTACCTGTTCACCGACGACCGCGGCGAGGTGCTGTACGTCGGGAAGTCCAAGGACCTGCGGACCCGCGTCCGGTCGTACTTCACCGCCTCCGAGACCCGGAACCGGATCGGCGAGATGGTCGGGATCGCCACCGGCGTCCGCGGTATCGAGTGCGGGACGCCGCTGGAGGCCGAGGTCCGCGAGTTGCGGCTGATCGCGGAGCACAAGCCGCGGTACAACCGGCGCTCGAAGTTCCCGGAGCGGCAACACTGGCTGAAGGTCACCGTCGAACCGTTTCCGCGGTTGTCGCTGGTCAAACAGGTGCGCGACGACGACGCCGGGTACCTCGGTCCGTTCAGCTCGCGGAAGACCGCCGAGCGGGCGATGGCCGCGCTGCACGAGGCCTTCCCGATCCGGCAGTGCACCGCGCGGATGTCCCGGACGCCTTCGCTGTCGCCGTGCGTGCTGGCGGAGATGGGCCGCTGCGTGGCGCCGTGCGACGGGCGGATCTCGGTCGATTCGTACGGCGAGTTCGTCACGGCGCTGCGCTCCGCGCTGACCGTGGACCCGACACCCGTCGTCGAGGCGCTCGACCGGCGGATCGACGTACTGTCCGCCGACGAGCGGTTCGAGGACGCCGCCGTACATCGGGACCGGCTGAGCGCCTTCGTGCGGAGCTCGGCGCGGATGCAGCGGATGGCGTCGGTGACCGGCTGCGCGGAGATCTGTGCCGCCAGGCGGACCGAGGACGGCGGCTGGGAGCTCCACGTGATCCGCCGCGGGCGGCTCGCGGCGGCCGGGTTCAGCCCGCGCGGGACGGACCCGCGGCCGCACCTGGAGATGCTGCGCGCCTCGGCTGAGACGGTCCTGCCCGGGATCGGCCCGGTCGCGGCGGCTTCGCCCGAGGAGATCGAGCTGATCCTGCGCTGGCTCGAGCTGCCCGGCATCCGACTCGTGGAGATGGACGGCACCTGGACCTGTCCGGTCAGCGGCGCCGGGCGGCATCTGACGCGCCTCGACAACGCCCACTCCGACGCCCACCAGCACCCGACCGAGCGGCGCCGGCACCTGCGTCCGCTGGGTCCGGCCCGGGTCGGTTAGCGGCGACACTATGCTTCGGCGGGTTGGGGTGTGGTTCCCGGATGGTTCTGAGGAGAGGACGGCATGGTCACCGCGATCGTGTTCATCAAGGCCGACGTCGCACGGATCCCGGAGGTCGCCGAGCAGCTGGCGGCGATCGACGGCGTCAGCGAGGTGTACTCCGTGACCGGCGGGCTCGACCTGATCGCGCTCGTCCGGGTCGCCCGGCACGACGACCTGGCCACCGTCATCCCCGAGCACGTCAACCGGGTGCCCGGCGTGCTCAGCACCGAGACGCACATCGCCTTCCGCGCGTACTCCAGCCACGACCTCGAGGCCGCCTTCAGCCTGGGCCAGGAGGACGGTGTCTGAGGACCGGGCAGAACCGATCCGACTGACACGCGCTGAAGTTACGGTGAACACATGAACGTCTGGGGTCAGTTCGTTGCCGACAGGGTCCGCGCCTGCGCGCCGACGGTGCAGCGAGGACGCGGATGAGCAACCCACCCGCCGGCTGGTACCCCGACCCCACCGGCCAGCCCAACATGATCCGCTTCT containing:
- a CDS encoding DEDD exonuclease domain-containing protein gives rise to the protein MTSPVRTPPPDPTVPIRGVQHSFDDLGTPLRDITFCVVDLETTGNPPGEGGITEIGAVKVRAGEVVGEFQTLVNPSEPIPPFIAVLTGISDLMVASSPRIESVLPAFLEFAHGCVMVAHNAPFDMGFLKHESLVHGYDWPDFAVVDTALLARRVITPIEAPNCKLGTLAKLFRATTTPNHRALSDARATVDVLHGLFERVGSLGVQTLEDLQTFSSRVAPAVRAKRHLAEALPHAPGVYLFTDDRGEVLYVGKSKDLRTRVRSYFTASETRNRIGEMVGIATGVRGIECGTPLEAEVRELRLIAEHKPRYNRRSKFPERQHWLKVTVEPFPRLSLVKQVRDDDAGYLGPFSSRKTAERAMAALHEAFPIRQCTARMSRTPSLSPCVLAEMGRCVAPCDGRISVDSYGEFVTALRSALTVDPTPVVEALDRRIDVLSADERFEDAAVHRDRLSAFVRSSARMQRMASVTGCAEICAARRTEDGGWELHVIRRGRLAAAGFSPRGTDPRPHLEMLRASAETVLPGIGPVAAASPEEIELILRWLELPGIRLVEMDGTWTCPVSGAGRHLTRLDNAHSDAHQHPTERRRHLRPLGPARVG
- a CDS encoding Lrp/AsnC ligand binding domain-containing protein, which encodes MVTAIVFIKADVARIPEVAEQLAAIDGVSEVYSVTGGLDLIALVRVARHDDLATVIPEHVNRVPGVLSTETHIAFRAYSSHDLEAAFSLGQEDGV